AACTTATAACTATTGCAGTACAACAGAGTGCGTTCAGGAGGATAAAAtaatcgtaaattaaaatacaaattcaacaAACTTCTAAGTAATAAACCTAAAtcaattcattataatatgaacGGGCTAGCAATCGATGGTTGTCAGCCGAATACGGATCGATACTGCTTATCGTGAACTAAAACAATTACACCGCGTATTTACATTGCGATAAACAGTGGGATATTTCTACAAATCTCAATAATAGCCCAGCTTCTTTACCCAGATGAAATTCCCACTATCGTTAAGGTCAACAGAAAAACCTTCAAATGTACGGAGGTGACCACGAGTGAGTCACGTGGATAATCGAAACGAAATCTCTTTTACTAGAGTTTTTTCTACTTACGTTTATATTGTAGAAATTTCACTTGATTAAAGGGACTGGCAAACTTAGATTTAGGCAAATCGATAAAGATTTTCTGCCGATATCAtggaaaggctaggatgatgatgacatggATAATGGAACATAGAAAAGGGTGTTAGTCGCTTTTAATTGAAGACGGTCAGCTCGGACTTGTAAGACTCGTACTTCCTCATGCTCATTTTGAGTATGTGCTGTGAAGTTAGCTTTTCATATATTCAACCATTTTGCCAGTTACCTCGTGACGAATGTACGAATTGTGAAATAATCCGTTTGAAAATGCTCCGTAATGGTATCACGTATCTCAATTTCACGATGACCTAATATGAGATATGATTGTAGCGTCAATCACTACTATAGAGAGGTGATACATATTAACCGCACTTAATGTACTGGAGTCAATGTCCTTTATCTTAAGTAGTCTattgaaaaagtgttttaatagAAAGCTATTAAATAATGTTCATATTCTTTGATGCACTCATTACATATTGTTTTGGTCTCGCCTTTCAAAAATAACTTCATGTACCTACTAATATTTGTTCTAATTATCAACAGTTTTGAACACTGAGCTCACTTTATGTTTGcgattccaatatttggtacCCAGTGGGTCTACTACTTCGTCttgaagtaattattattatggtcGTGGATGTGTGACAGCGCAATAAACTGTGTAAAGTGGCATCTCTTTTGCACACACGCCATAATATACTTTAAGTCATGGCTGACCAGAGCCAccattccgctatttacaatggcctacGAATGAATGGCaactggattaaatttgacaatatTCCAATATAATCACTGGAGATTCATTGTCTTAACCGTGAGTGGTCCGTCCGTACTCAATGCCCAATTATAGAGATGGAAAAAGAATTGTAGAGTTGTTTTCTTGCACCATTTGTCTAAggataattaaaaagataattaaggataattaaaaaatacttatctgcATAGgtttcaaatttacaaaatcGTGCATACAAACCCCTTTTATAGAATCGCAAGATTCGCAAGGCTATAAATTGATGTGTGTTCGTGTCTCCAGACCCTGGGCCAGAACTCGATGTGGGTGGCTCGCCTGCTCATCTCGCTGGTGGAGTTCCAGTCGCGCAACATCCTgcgcgccgccgcgctcgccgaGATCGTGCTGTTCCCGCTCGTCGTCATCATGGCCTTCTTGTAAGTTATATTCTTCTAAATGAAGGAGTGATCGCTAAATGGTTCCTAATGAATTCCtttgaattttaaacaagaTAACTGGTTTTTGAGGGCCTATGTAAGAACAGGTCTGACTTACTATTATAACAGCCTAGCATAAAAGTTGTAAGTCTAAAACAAAGAAGTAGACATCGTTTGTAAAATTCTGTGTTGAAAGGAattcatttaaacttaaaaaaatactagaaaagtTGATGTTCCctttatttgtgtaatattttatgatttaacaGAAACCTTTAAAAAGggaatgaaaattatgttttcctttaaaaaaagaactttatttcttaataacatTGTTGTCCTCCGTGTGTAGCGGGTACTGCGGCCTGCTGACTCCGTTCGTGTACTACTACTTCGTGACGTGGCGCTACGCGAGCCGGCGGAACCCGTACACGCGCAACACGTTCCGCGAGCTGCGCGTGACGGCGGgagcgcgcgcggcgcggcccgCGCTGCCCCCCACTCGGCGCGCTCCGCCATCACCGGCGCCGTCAACCTCGGTCTGCCGCATGGCGCCGCCCATGGAGCATGTGCAGCAGTACGTAACCCTCGCATACTACACTATCCTCTTCAAACCAGTCCGTCCTCAATTTGCTAAGCAAGGAAAACAGCCCACACATAAagtcacttttcttgtttgtttgtatgtttttctcaattttgaggcacttacCTCATTGGGAAGGCCCTCGAAATTgcagctagcaggctgaaattttcatagcTTCAAACCCCATGAGGaagcaatttacaattataaatactgacaaaatttgatatttaaaaatgtggatacctcgattttttttaatctattaattattaatagaaaatttataGCATGTCCTGCCCCTGCATACAAAATTGTGTCACGCCATGTTATCATTACGACAGCCTTGTACTGCTGGTGCAACACCTATCATGCCTTACGTATGCTT
This DNA window, taken from Trichoplusia ni isolate ovarian cell line Hi5 chromosome 18 unlocalized genomic scaffold, tn1 tig00000867_group17, whole genome shotgun sequence, encodes the following:
- the LOC113506502 gene encoding Krueppel homolog 2-like, coding for IDVCSCLQTLGQNSMWVARLLISLVEFQSRNILRAAALAEIVLFPLVVIMAFFGYCGLLTPFVYYYFVTWRYASRRNPYTRNTFRELRVTAGARAARPALP